In the Streptomyces katrae genome, one interval contains:
- a CDS encoding suppressor of fused domain protein → MTSEIENDGRRPPHACSGRKGRRIRGIAIVSGLRKRGIGFTSIAKLLGVSRNTIYNYLPELKGGRLVLAKSTHTAAVAGPPAGQGGQQVEASSARAAAPEPAPGRRPRRAESSASDAPAAGQGGRTAGLWAGREILSTMFQSQRRRQAIAGVETHVRGFFAGHAVTVDDFDLGFGRRAAVPGLRILTVSPGPRADSWAYVTAGCWSTAESNGHGLEFVLTAPARDDRFADLLAMTAYYHASHRLDLGHSLPIGEPWLAGSPCDHLLVSLPYLHGPGLEQCPLPDGHARILWVLPVTAAEMAYRREHGHEALEQLFDEQAFVPTDPLRPSVA, encoded by the coding sequence TTGACGAGCGAGATTGAGAATGACGGGCGCCGACCTCCTCACGCCTGTTCCGGCCGTAAGGGCCGGCGGATTCGTGGCATTGCGATCGTCTCCGGCCTGCGCAAGCGCGGCATCGGCTTCACCTCGATCGCGAAGCTCCTCGGGGTGTCTCGCAACACCATCTACAACTACCTGCCCGAACTGAAGGGCGGCCGTCTCGTGCTCGCCAAGTCGACCCACACGGCTGCTGTGGCCGGGCCACCTGCCGGTCAAGGGGGACAGCAAGTGGAGGCGAGCTCAGCGCGTGCAGCGGCACCCGAGCCCGCGCCGGGCAGACGGCCGAGGCGAGCTGAATCCTCCGCGTCTGACGCGCCTGCGGCGGGGCAGGGCGGACGCACGGCCGGGCTCTGGGCCGGCCGTGAGATCCTGTCCACCATGTTCCAGAGCCAGCGCAGACGGCAGGCGATAGCCGGCGTCGAGACGCACGTTCGCGGCTTCTTCGCCGGCCATGCGGTCACTGTCGATGACTTTGACCTTGGCTTTGGCCGAAGGGCAGCCGTCCCGGGGCTGAGGATCCTCACCGTCAGCCCTGGGCCGCGCGCCGACAGCTGGGCCTATGTCACCGCCGGCTGCTGGTCCACGGCCGAGAGCAACGGCCACGGCCTCGAATTCGTCCTGACCGCACCCGCCCGTGACGACCGGTTCGCCGATCTCCTCGCCATGACCGCGTACTACCACGCGAGCCACCGCCTCGATCTCGGGCACAGCCTGCCCATCGGAGAGCCGTGGCTGGCCGGGTCCCCTTGCGACCACCTGCTGGTCAGCCTCCCCTACCTCCACGGCCCCGGCCTGGAGCAGTGCCCCCTGCCGGACGGCCATGCCCGTATCCTCTGGGTCCTGCCGGTTACCGCGGCGGAGATGGCATACCGCCGCGAGCACGGCCACGAAGCCCTTGAGCAGCTCTTCGACGAGCAGGCGTTCGTCCCGACCGATCCACTGCGTCCATCCGTAGCCTGA
- a CDS encoding alpha/beta hydrolase family protein, giving the protein MFTTPISGNGMTRRSMLGAALAAGAAIPLATATAPAWAAPGTPAPAPARLTLPAPTGPHPVGTVALHLVDRSRPDGLAGPGHFRELMATVWYPARDTERYPVAPWMPAGALQAFLSDVGFADLVPLAPLTAGRVGAPVLRTGGRRLPVAVFSHGAHSHQGDHTVMVQELASHGYAVVTVAHQYDTYTAFPDGRVAVPLYDQQAPTLPADFAADLRFVLDCVEQLAAGRNPDVDRKELPAGLLGSLDPRRTGAFGWSKGGTATACAMLADRRIRAGLSLDGPMQMNPPLTGDLDRPFMMMSAQFARAANPAAAAFWSHLRGWRLDIQAQGAVHLSYGDNEALFPQVAKVKGWSAEQLEQVIGALDPGQAVRIQQAFPLAFFDEHLRHRRSHLLDGPSPAFPAVTFLP; this is encoded by the coding sequence TTGTTCACCACGCCGATCAGCGGGAACGGCATGACGCGCCGCAGCATGCTGGGAGCCGCACTGGCCGCCGGGGCCGCCATACCGCTCGCCACCGCCACCGCCCCCGCATGGGCAGCCCCAGGCACCCCCGCCCCAGCCCCCGCCCGCCTCACGCTGCCCGCGCCGACCGGCCCGCATCCGGTGGGCACGGTCGCGCTGCACCTCGTCGACCGTTCGCGCCCGGACGGCCTCGCCGGCCCGGGCCACTTCCGCGAGCTGATGGCCACCGTCTGGTACCCCGCCCGCGACACCGAGCGGTACCCCGTGGCGCCCTGGATGCCGGCCGGCGCACTCCAGGCGTTCCTCTCCGACGTAGGGTTCGCAGATCTGGTCCCCCTGGCGCCGCTCACCGCCGGCCGCGTGGGCGCTCCGGTGCTGCGTACGGGCGGGCGGCGGCTGCCCGTGGCCGTGTTCTCCCACGGCGCGCACAGCCACCAGGGCGACCACACCGTCATGGTCCAAGAGCTCGCCAGCCACGGATACGCCGTGGTGACGGTGGCCCACCAGTACGACACGTACACCGCGTTCCCCGACGGCAGGGTCGCCGTCCCGCTGTACGACCAGCAGGCGCCGACACTGCCCGCGGACTTCGCCGCCGACCTGCGCTTCGTTCTCGACTGCGTGGAGCAGCTGGCCGCCGGGCGCAATCCGGATGTCGACCGCAAGGAACTGCCGGCCGGGCTGCTCGGCTCCCTCGACCCGCGGCGCACGGGCGCGTTCGGCTGGTCGAAGGGCGGGACGGCCACGGCCTGCGCCATGCTCGCCGACCGGCGCATCCGGGCGGGGCTCAGTCTCGACGGCCCGATGCAGATGAACCCGCCACTGACCGGAGACCTGGACCGGCCCTTCATGATGATGTCCGCCCAGTTCGCCCGGGCCGCGAACCCCGCGGCCGCCGCGTTCTGGTCGCACCTGCGCGGCTGGCGGCTGGACATCCAGGCCCAGGGCGCCGTCCACCTCTCGTACGGCGACAACGAGGCGCTCTTCCCGCAGGTGGCGAAGGTGAAGGGATGGAGCGCGGAGCAACTCGAGCAGGTGATCGGCGCCCTCGATCCCGGCCAGGCGGTGAGGATCCAGCAGGCGTTCCCCCTCGCGTTCTTCGACGAGCACCTGCGCCACCGCCGGAGCCACCTGCTCGACGGGCCGTCCCCGGCCTTCCCGGCAGTGACCTTCCTCCCCTGA
- a CDS encoding sensor histidine kinase, with amino-acid sequence MAVYRIVQEALTNVVKHAGDGAHCQVTITVGSRGEVRIEVADDGAGNPAATDRVELRGGHGLVGMRERVMVYGGTLAAGPRPGGGFAVSARLPPGPTHCTAANWKEKTA; translated from the coding sequence CTGGCCGTCTACCGGATCGTGCAGGAGGCTCTGACGAACGTGGTCAAGCACGCGGGCGACGGAGCGCACTGCCAGGTGACGATCACGGTCGGCTCACGAGGAGAAGTGCGAATCGAGGTGGCGGACGACGGAGCCGGGAACCCGGCCGCGACCGACCGGGTGGAACTCAGGGGTGGTCATGGACTCGTGGGGATGCGCGAACGCGTGATGGTGTACGGCGGGACGTTGGCCGCCGGGCCACGGCCCGGCGGCGGGTTCGCCGTGTCGGCTCGTCTCCCGCCCGGACCCACTCACTGCACGGCTGCGAACTGGAAGGAGAAGACCGCGTGA
- a CDS encoding TetR/AcrR family transcriptional regulator produces MARTKEFDPDAALQSALELFWRRGYEATSMADLVEHLGIGRASIYATFGNKRELYLKALDRYSENRDSGLLGELSQPGPALPAVRTVVRRFAAEAISDDRRLKGCFVTNTAAELGAHDTAAARRVEASWGHIETLLHSALMRAQAQGELPADRDPRGLARMLLVLMQGLRVVGKASDDPRRVRDAAEQALRLLD; encoded by the coding sequence GTGGCCAGAACCAAGGAATTCGACCCGGACGCCGCACTGCAGTCAGCTCTGGAGCTGTTCTGGCGGCGCGGCTACGAGGCGACGTCGATGGCGGACCTCGTCGAACACCTCGGCATCGGGCGCGCCAGCATCTACGCCACCTTCGGCAACAAGCGCGAGCTGTACCTGAAGGCGCTGGACCGGTACAGCGAGAACCGCGACTCGGGCCTGCTGGGTGAACTGTCCCAGCCGGGTCCCGCACTGCCCGCCGTGCGTACGGTGGTGCGGCGCTTCGCGGCCGAGGCGATCTCCGACGACCGGCGTTTGAAAGGGTGCTTCGTCACCAACACGGCCGCCGAGCTGGGCGCGCACGACACGGCGGCGGCACGCCGAGTCGAGGCGAGCTGGGGCCACATCGAAACCCTGCTGCACTCGGCGCTGATGCGGGCCCAGGCACAGGGTGAGCTGCCTGCGGACCGCGATCCGCGTGGGCTCGCACGGATGCTGTTGGTGCTGATGCAAGGCCTGCGGGTGGTCGGCAAGGCGTCGGACGACCCGCGCCGGGTGCGGGATGCCGCCGAGCAGGCATTGAGGCTGCTGGACTGA
- a CDS encoding MFS transporter has protein sequence MSGMQSWNTTTVATSPGNAPGNAPGPAPGPAFALLGTVQMALIFTLTSLVVPLPRIGREFSLDRDDLILLSAAYGLTFSGLLLFGGRVADRFGGRRVLTAGLLVFTTASVAALLAPSPQTLLAARFAQGAGAALTAPAAMAVLRAVFPQPAAYGRAMATWGGLSVLGATAGNLLSGVISALVSWRVALGVPVAVATLALTLAPRLLPETPAGTGRSLDLPGALLATTAITLAGYGLVLTDAHPWGSAAVLTPVLTGVALLLGFLIAERRAHDPLLPLEFLRDRRRALALAAIALTAAGTAMTFVLLSLHLQQDRGWSALQTSAAFVPFAVALLISGRVAGTLITRYGASAVTTSGLAVAATGLALLAITGLAPNDPYAYGLLPGLLLLPAGAAAGFAGAAVLATDGVEPQQTGLAGGVMNTAMELGPTVVLAALLTAGSDTTSLAATAIAFFAAAFLNTRSR, from the coding sequence ATGTCCGGCATGCAGAGCTGGAACACCACGACCGTAGCCACCTCGCCCGGAAATGCGCCCGGAAATGCGCCCGGGCCTGCGCCCGGCCCTGCCTTCGCGCTGCTCGGCACCGTACAGATGGCGCTGATCTTCACCCTCACCTCGCTCGTCGTGCCACTGCCCCGGATCGGCCGCGAATTCTCGCTCGATCGCGACGACTTGATTCTCCTCAGCGCCGCCTACGGGCTGACCTTCTCCGGACTGTTGCTCTTCGGCGGCCGCGTCGCCGACCGGTTCGGCGGGCGTCGCGTCCTCACCGCGGGGCTGCTCGTGTTCACCACAGCGTCCGTCGCCGCCCTGCTCGCCCCGAGTCCACAGACCCTGCTCGCCGCCCGCTTCGCGCAAGGTGCCGGCGCCGCGCTCACCGCACCCGCCGCCATGGCCGTACTGCGCGCGGTCTTCCCCCAACCCGCTGCATACGGACGGGCAATGGCCACCTGGGGCGGCCTCTCGGTACTCGGCGCGACCGCAGGGAACCTGCTCTCCGGGGTCATTTCGGCGCTCGTGTCCTGGCGGGTGGCCTTGGGCGTCCCGGTGGCGGTGGCCACCCTCGCCCTCACCCTCGCCCCGCGGCTGCTGCCCGAAACCCCGGCAGGCACGGGCCGCTCCCTGGATCTGCCGGGTGCGCTGCTCGCCACCACCGCGATCACCCTGGCAGGCTACGGCCTCGTCCTCACCGACGCTCACCCCTGGGGATCAGCAGCCGTCCTGACCCCCGTGCTCACCGGGGTCGCGCTCCTCCTCGGATTCCTCATCGCCGAGCGCCGCGCCCACGACCCGCTACTTCCCCTCGAATTCCTCCGCGACCGTCGCCGGGCCCTCGCGCTCGCCGCCATCGCTCTCACCGCCGCCGGAACCGCCATGACGTTCGTCCTGCTCTCACTCCATCTTCAGCAGGACCGCGGCTGGTCGGCGCTGCAGACCTCCGCTGCCTTCGTGCCCTTCGCGGTGGCCCTGCTCATCTCGGGCCGTGTGGCAGGCACCCTCATCACCAGGTACGGGGCGTCGGCCGTCACCACCTCCGGGCTCGCGGTCGCCGCGACGGGCCTCGCGCTGCTCGCGATCACCGGCCTGGCACCAAACGACCCATACGCGTACGGGCTTCTCCCCGGCCTGCTCCTGCTGCCGGCCGGCGCAGCCGCCGGCTTCGCGGGAGCTGCTGTCCTCGCGACAGACGGGGTGGAGCCGCAGCAGACCGGACTCGCGGGCGGCGTCATGAACACCGCGATGGAACTCGGCCCCACCGTCGTCCTTGCCGCCCTGCTCACCGCCGGCTCCGACACCACGTCACTCGCCGCGACGGCAATTGCCTTCTTCGCCGCCGCATT
- a CDS encoding response regulator: MLIDTAPGLTAVGEAGTGAEAVEGAQRLCPDVVLMDIRMPGMDGIEATRRIAGSSGTAGRRVLILTTFDLDEYVYGALRAGAAGFLLKDTSPEVLLAGIRTVAAGESLLAPSVTRRLIAEFARLPHAHHAPGSSLEDLTEREREVLVLVARGLSNADISEYLHLSNGTVKTYIGRLLSKLRARDRAQLVISAYESGLVSAAHQSTD; the protein is encoded by the coding sequence GTGCTCATCGACACCGCCCCCGGCCTGACAGCGGTGGGCGAGGCCGGCACCGGAGCCGAAGCTGTCGAGGGTGCACAGCGGCTCTGCCCGGACGTGGTGCTGATGGACATCAGGATGCCCGGCATGGATGGCATCGAAGCGACACGGCGCATAGCCGGATCCTCCGGGACAGCCGGGAGACGCGTTCTCATCCTCACCACCTTCGACCTCGACGAGTACGTGTACGGCGCGTTGCGTGCGGGGGCAGCGGGATTCCTCCTCAAGGACACGTCTCCCGAGGTGCTGCTGGCAGGCATCCGCACTGTCGCCGCCGGAGAGTCCCTTCTCGCCCCTTCGGTGACCCGACGCCTGATCGCCGAGTTCGCCCGTCTTCCCCATGCGCACCATGCGCCGGGCTCCTCGCTTGAGGACCTCACGGAGCGCGAGCGTGAGGTCCTGGTGCTCGTGGCACGTGGCCTCTCCAACGCCGACATTTCCGAATACCTCCACCTCAGCAACGGCACCGTCAAGACCTACATCGGTCGGCTGCTCAGCAAGCTGCGAGCACGGGACCGCGCGCAGCTGGTGATCAGCGCCTACGAGTCAGGGCTCGTCAGCGCCGCTCATCAATCGACCGATTGA